One stretch of Myxocyprinus asiaticus isolate MX2 ecotype Aquarium Trade chromosome 23, UBuf_Myxa_2, whole genome shotgun sequence DNA includes these proteins:
- the LOC127414279 gene encoding guanine nucleotide-binding protein G(I)/G(S)/G(O) subunit gamma-2-like: MATTNTASIAQARKLVEQLKMEANIDRIKVSKAAADLTSYCEAHSKEDPLLSPVPASENPFREKKFFCAIL; the protein is encoded by the exons ATGGCCACCACCAACACTGCTAGCATTGCCCAGGCTCGCAAACTGGTGGAGCAGCTCAAGATGGAGGCCAATATCGACAGGATAAAG GTCTCCAAAGCAGCAGCAGACCTGACATCATACTGTGAAGCCCACTCTAAAGAGGACCCCCTGCTCTCCCCTGTGCCTGCATCCGAGAACCCCTTCAGGGAGAAGAAGTTCTTTTGTGCCATTCTGTAG